In one window of Helianthus annuus cultivar XRQ/B chromosome 17, HanXRQr2.0-SUNRISE, whole genome shotgun sequence DNA:
- the LOC110923986 gene encoding uncharacterized protein LOC110923986 — translation MPSEYGARYPSEGDTGADAPAGYVTMWSDFFGDCNLRLPLTVFVVDILEWYKVHISQVSPFGMIRIRNFEFTFRALGIEPTVGDFRRFYQMTVFMGFFSFRQRDGTPKLMTPPKGMTMWKKKFFYIKSAALAVDMTFRNVTETIIAETIAMPSLKSVQWFPQLQTIESVKLTNTQLWLLRMMLRRGKNSKPVVREKSGEDAPAWRMFAPDFEGTVETVVCADGEQDHNTIIRSNFRVPTAAALAVELPVGKGDLGALGDPEAKGVPKRQTKQAEEAAAGGTAAGPPVIGEKRRPEQKAAGGVETKRRRLVTKRSAPAQKKPAVVVERQDEDFSIFDAPESPPRAMGAGGTEVPSTPPVKVVPESTVQKEGTAENAAAHIFDTVDSSNNLISPNEGDDLSLRFTATGKQHSDAEPQKTGAEARGMILLTTLRPAGRSWAVWGPPLKLSGLVPHRGSCV, via the exons ATGCCCTCGGAGTATGGGGCTCGGTACCCATCagagggtgatactggtgccgacgctccggccggttatgtgaccatgtggtCCGATTTCTTCGGAGATTGTAACCTCCGATTGCCGTTGACTGTGTTTGTTGTGGATatcttggagtggtacaaggtccacatttctcaagtgaGTCCATTTGGGATGATTCggattcgtaattttgagtttacctttcgtgctcttggcatagagcctaccgtcggagatttccgacggttttatcagatGACGGTGTtcatggggttcttttctttccgtcaacgagaCGGTACCCCGAAGCTGATGACTCCCCCtaaggggatgacgatgtggaagaagaagTTCTTCTATATCAAGTCTGCTGCCCTTGCTGTGgatatgacgtttcggaatgtgaccgagacgatcatagcaGAGACCATTGCGATGCCCAGTTTGAAATCAGTGCAATGGTTCCCGCAGCTGCAGACTATTGAGTCTGTGAAGTTGACCAACACGCAACTATGGCTGTTGCGTATGATGTTGAGGAGGGGCAAGAACTCGAAACCCGTGGTGCGGGAAAAGagcggtg AAGATGCTCccgcatggaggatgtttgctCCGGATTTCGAGGGTACGGTTGAGACCGTAGTTTGTGCGGATGGTGAACAGGATCACAACACTATCATCCgtagtaacttccgggtgcctactgcggctgcactggcagttgagttgccAGTAGGCAAAG gtgatcttggggccttgggggaccctgaagcgaaaggtgtgccaaagaggcaaact aagcaggcaGAAGAGGCGGCTGCGGGGGGGACGGCTGCGGGTCCCCCTGTGATTGGTGAGAAGAGGaggccagagcagaaagctgctggtggtgttgaAACCAAACGTCGGAGACTAGTAACCAAAAGGTCTGCTCCGGCGCAGAAAAAACCTGCGGTTGTCGTTG AGCgtcaagatgaagatttttctatcttcgatgCTCCGGAGTCCCCTCCGCGTGCCATGGGTGCGGGTGGAACGGAGGTGCCGTCGACACCTCCCGTCAAGGTGGTACCTGAGTCAACCGTGCAgaaggagggtaccgcagagaatgcTGCGGCCCATATATTTGACACTGTCGACTCGTCCAACAacctgatctctcccaatgagggagacGATTTGAGTTTGCGGTTCACTGCTACTGGGAAGCAACATTCTGATGCTGAACCGCAAAAAACTGGCGCTGAagcgcg ggggatgatattgctAACGACCCTGCGGCCTGCAGGGAGATCTTGGGCGGTCTGGGGACCCCCTTTGAAGTTGAGCGGGCTCGTGCCGCACCGCGggagctgcgtataa